A stretch of DNA from Deinococcus sp. YIM 134068:
TGCTCTTCCGATCGGGGGCCGGGGGCGGACGGGAGGGGGCGAAATCAGGGGCCGGGCACGGCGACGGCCTCCGGGGAGTGGTGGGCTGGAACGGGCGCGGTGGAGTCCCGCTGGGTGAAGGTGGTGCTCAGCCGGACCAGCTCCGGCACCTCGCGGCCCTCCAGCAAGTCCAGCAACGTGCGGCAGGCGAGGGTGCCGAGGTCGTAGGCGGGCTGCGCGACCACGGTGATGGCAGGCGTCATCGTCTGCGCCCAGCGCGAGTCGTCGAAGCCCACGAGGGAGAGGTCGTGCGGGAGATTCAGGCCGAGGTCGCGGGCGGCGAGGACCGCGCCCACCGTCATCTCGTTGTTGCCCACGAAGAGGGCGGTGGGCCGCTCACCGGGCGGCAGGGTGAGGAGGGTGTGCGCCGCCGCCCGCCCGTCGGCCTCGCGGTGGTGGCCGGGCCGCACGAGGTCGGGGCGGTAGGGGAGGCCCGCGTCCGCGAGCGCCCGCACGTAGCCCGCGTGCCGCTCCACCGCCGTGGAGATGTCCTGCTGCCCCACCACCATCCCGATGCGGCGGTGGCC
This window harbors:
- a CDS encoding LacI family DNA-binding transcriptional regulator produces the protein MVGLEEVAKLARVSPATASRALTRPELVAEATRARVARAAEALGYRPNVLARSLRQRGSRTLGLVVTDILNPFHATLAKGVQDVADAQGYTVLMFNTDEESDKERRAFETLRGHLPRGLIVVPTPAAHVNLDLLPDLPVIELDRTSGRAGAHTVMVDNEAGAYRAVSHLAALGHRRIGMVVGQQDISTAVERHAGYVRALADAGLPYRPDLVRPGHHREADGRAAAHTLLTLPPGERPTALFVGNNEMTVGAVLAARDLGLNLPHDLSLVGFDDSRWAQTMTPAITVVAQPAYDLGTLACRTLLDLLEGREVPELVRLSTTFTQRDSTAPVPAHHSPEAVAVPGP